One genomic region from Streptomyces sp. NBC_00582 encodes:
- a CDS encoding LysM peptidoglycan-binding domain-containing protein, translated as MSECADQSTRTTRKTAVLAGAALLAPLGLLAATGNAAAADSGVWDRIAQCESGGNWHINTGNGYYGGLQFSASTWRAYGGSAYAATADGASREQQIAVATKVQKSQGWGAWPVCSARAGATGSAPSTSGSATGSSSHKKTSGSSTRSGEATGTTKSQSGSAKAPERTTTSTSRGSSRGDYTVRVGDTLSTIAAAHNTTWQRLYEANRTVIGNDPDLILPGRRLAF; from the coding sequence ATGTCCGAGTGTGCCGATCAGTCCACCCGCACGACGCGCAAGACGGCGGTCCTCGCCGGGGCGGCACTGCTCGCCCCCCTGGGGCTGCTGGCCGCGACCGGCAACGCCGCGGCTGCCGACAGCGGGGTGTGGGACCGCATCGCCCAGTGCGAGAGCGGCGGCAACTGGCACATCAACACCGGCAACGGCTACTACGGCGGACTGCAGTTCTCCGCCTCCACCTGGCGCGCCTACGGCGGCTCGGCCTACGCGGCCACCGCCGACGGGGCCAGCCGGGAGCAGCAGATCGCCGTCGCCACCAAGGTCCAGAAGTCCCAGGGCTGGGGCGCCTGGCCGGTCTGCTCGGCCCGCGCCGGAGCCACCGGCAGCGCCCCCTCGACCTCCGGGTCCGCCACCGGGTCGAGCTCCCACAAGAAGACGTCCGGCTCGTCGACCCGGTCGGGCGAGGCGACCGGCACGACGAAGTCGCAGAGCGGTTCCGCCAAGGCGCCCGAGCGCACGACGACCAGCACCTCGCGCGGCAGCAGCCGAGGTGACTACACCGTCCGCGTCGGCGACACCCTGAGCACCATCGCCGCCGCGCACAACACCACCTGGCAGCGTCTCTACGAGGCCAACAGGACCGTCATCGGCAACGACCCGGACCTGATCCTGCCGGGCCGGCGCCTCGCGTTCTGA
- a CDS encoding ABC transporter ATP-binding protein translates to MVISLRHARVRYGPLEALHGVTLTAPAPGLTVLLGRNGSGRTTVLRALAGAVPLSGGAVVWDGADVTRMPAFERARRGLCLVPERRAVFGSLTVRENLELSGADPALFPPLVPLLARRAGTLSGGEQRMLALCRALSVPARVVLVDEPAQGMSPAVAARTYTLLASLDACVVLAEQRLPPALRGHRAFVYELRRGTVVFGGEAGEWERRAR, encoded by the coding sequence CTGGTGATCTCGCTGCGGCACGCGCGCGTGCGCTACGGCCCCCTGGAGGCCCTGCACGGCGTGACCCTCACCGCCCCCGCCCCGGGCCTCACCGTCCTGCTGGGCCGCAACGGCTCCGGCCGTACGACGGTGCTGCGGGCGCTGGCCGGGGCCGTACCGCTGTCGGGCGGCGCGGTGGTGTGGGACGGGGCGGACGTGACCCGGATGCCCGCGTTCGAGCGGGCGCGGCGCGGGCTGTGCCTGGTGCCCGAACGGCGGGCGGTGTTCGGCTCGCTGACGGTGCGGGAGAACCTGGAGCTGTCCGGGGCGGACCCCGCCCTCTTCCCGCCGCTGGTGCCGTTGCTCGCCCGTCGCGCCGGGACCCTGTCGGGGGGTGAGCAGCGGATGCTGGCCCTGTGCCGCGCCCTGTCGGTCCCCGCGCGCGTGGTCCTCGTCGACGAGCCGGCCCAGGGCATGTCCCCGGCGGTCGCGGCGCGTACGTACACCCTGCTGGCCTCGCTGGACGCGTGCGTGGTGCTCGCCGAGCAGCGGCTCCCGCCCGCGCTGCGCGGTCACCGTGCCTTCGTGTACGAACTGCGGCGCGGGACCGTCGTGTTCGGCGGGGAGGCGGGTGAATGGGAGCGGCGGGCCCGTTGA
- a CDS encoding branched-chain amino acid ABC transporter permease/ATP-binding protein: protein MSSLTYDLTLAGLAVGSAAALTGIGLIVTYRATGVLNFAHGAVAMVCAYALRSCVVEWGWPLWLGAVVTLLFLAPAIGVVLERFVFRPLAVLGGDPARTLVASIGVFVLLVGGAALVWGQGARDDAPELVPADPWGQLAVVLVLAAGVGATIRWTRFGRELRAVVDDRELAVLGGVDADRVAAAGWAFGAFTAGVTGVLLAPYVRLDPYGLPLLVMEVLAVAVAARMRGLPVAVVVALGIGIAQSQLTRLHPTGWAAPLVQAVGANLFVVALLVAALVLPGAGAREAPSAPVTARVRTPPGAWVVAAVLFLLPLGFAGSDLHTAVQVPALGVILLSLVVVTGRGGQISLGQAAYAGLGALFTALLAAGRFPGLPRLPELAAPAVAVLLVAPLGLLTGWPAIRRHGLALALATFAVGVAVSRFVFAQPYATAGLSLGRPAGFDGDRAYYVLELAVLALALSATYALRRGRTGRALAAMRDHEPGASAAGVPVPSLKLLAFVVGAALAALGGALLGMGLRAFDATAYDPVRSLLWFAAVVVLGADNPLGALTAAALLVGLDAGTRGGVAAALIGVLAALTGRFPDGPYEALRLAWARVRERRRGALTPLGARVRERLVRRPAPTAVPPRTAPRPAREPVGTPSPSRRRSRAVRAPARPLLTARGLEARYGGFTAVDGVGLEVFGGRVTAVVGPNGAGKSTLFHCLAGTLRPVHGQVRFDGRDITRLPAHARTRLGVARTFQRLAVFPSLTVAENVRVGAEQGRRGGPEAVERALALFGLDGPVRARPAAGLPTGTLRRVELARVYAGSPRVLLLDEPAAGLDTAEVGALARILRALAAEGTALLVVEHDLDLVAGLADAVHVMAAGRIVASGPPGRVLDALEEAAW from the coding sequence ATGTCCTCGCTGACCTACGACCTCACGCTCGCCGGCCTCGCGGTCGGCAGCGCGGCCGCCCTCACCGGGATCGGCCTGATCGTCACCTACCGGGCCACCGGCGTGCTCAACTTCGCGCACGGGGCCGTCGCGATGGTGTGCGCGTACGCGCTGCGGAGCTGCGTGGTGGAGTGGGGGTGGCCGCTGTGGCTCGGGGCCGTGGTGACCCTGCTGTTCCTCGCGCCCGCGATCGGGGTGGTGCTGGAGCGGTTCGTCTTCCGTCCGCTCGCGGTCCTGGGCGGCGATCCGGCGCGCACCCTGGTCGCGTCGATCGGGGTGTTCGTGCTGCTGGTGGGCGGGGCGGCGCTGGTGTGGGGGCAGGGGGCGCGCGACGACGCGCCGGAGCTGGTCCCGGCCGATCCCTGGGGGCAGCTCGCCGTGGTGCTGGTCCTGGCGGCCGGGGTGGGCGCCACGATCCGCTGGACCCGCTTCGGGCGAGAGCTGCGGGCGGTGGTCGACGACCGGGAGCTGGCCGTGCTCGGCGGGGTCGACGCGGACCGGGTGGCGGCGGCGGGCTGGGCGTTCGGGGCGTTCACGGCCGGGGTGACGGGCGTGCTGCTGGCGCCGTACGTGCGGCTCGACCCGTACGGCCTGCCGCTTCTGGTGATGGAGGTGCTCGCGGTCGCGGTGGCGGCGCGGATGCGCGGTCTGCCGGTCGCGGTGGTGGTGGCGCTGGGCATCGGGATCGCGCAGAGCCAGCTGACCCGGCTGCACCCCACGGGCTGGGCGGCCCCGCTGGTGCAGGCGGTCGGCGCGAACCTGTTCGTGGTCGCCCTGCTGGTCGCCGCCCTCGTCCTGCCCGGTGCCGGCGCGCGCGAGGCGCCGTCGGCTCCGGTGACGGCACGCGTGCGTACGCCGCCGGGGGCGTGGGTGGTGGCCGCGGTGCTGTTCCTGCTGCCGCTCGGCTTCGCGGGGTCCGATCTGCACACCGCGGTCCAGGTGCCCGCCCTGGGCGTGATCCTGCTGTCCCTGGTGGTGGTCACGGGCCGCGGCGGGCAGATCTCCCTCGGGCAGGCGGCGTACGCGGGGCTGGGCGCCCTGTTCACGGCCCTGCTGGCCGCGGGCCGCTTCCCCGGCCTCCCCCGCCTGCCCGAACTGGCGGCGCCGGCCGTGGCGGTCCTCCTCGTGGCCCCGCTGGGCCTGCTGACCGGCTGGCCGGCCATCCGGCGCCACGGCCTCGCTCTGGCCCTCGCGACCTTCGCGGTGGGCGTCGCGGTGAGCCGTTTCGTCTTCGCCCAGCCGTACGCCACCGCCGGCCTGTCCCTGGGCCGCCCCGCGGGCTTCGACGGGGACCGCGCCTACTACGTCCTGGAGCTGGCTGTGCTCGCCCTGGCCCTGTCGGCCACGTACGCGCTGCGCCGGGGCCGGACCGGGCGGGCCCTGGCCGCGATGCGGGACCACGAACCGGGCGCGTCGGCGGCCGGCGTGCCCGTGCCGTCCCTGAAACTCCTGGCCTTCGTCGTGGGAGCGGCCCTGGCGGCGCTCGGCGGTGCTCTGCTCGGCATGGGGCTGCGCGCCTTCGACGCCACGGCCTACGACCCCGTCCGCAGCCTGCTCTGGTTCGCGGCGGTGGTGGTGCTGGGCGCCGACAACCCCCTGGGCGCCCTGACGGCGGCGGCCCTGCTGGTGGGTCTGGACGCGGGCACCCGGGGCGGTGTCGCGGCGGCCCTGATCGGCGTGCTCGCTGCTCTGACGGGACGTTTCCCCGACGGGCCGTACGAGGCGCTTCGGCTGGCATGGGCGCGGGTCCGGGAGCGGCGGAGGGGGGCGCTGACACCGTTGGGGGCGCGGGTACGGGAGCGACTCGTCCGGCGGCCCGCCCCCACGGCGGTCCCGCCGCGGACGGCTCCGCGCCCCGCTCGGGAGCCCGTCGGCACGCCGTCGCCCTCGCGCCGCCGTTCCCGTGCCGTGCGCGCACCGGCCCGGCCCCTCCTCACCGCCCGCGGTCTCGAGGCCCGCTACGGCGGGTTCACCGCTGTCGACGGGGTGGGGCTGGAGGTTTTCGGCGGGCGGGTCACGGCGGTCGTCGGGCCCAACGGCGCCGGGAAGAGCACGCTGTTCCACTGTCTGGCCGGCACCCTGCGTCCGGTCCACGGGCAGGTGCGGTTCGACGGCCGGGACATCACTCGGCTGCCCGCGCACGCCCGGACCCGGCTCGGCGTCGCGCGGACCTTCCAGCGACTGGCGGTGTTCCCGTCGCTGACCGTGGCGGAGAACGTGCGGGTGGGCGCCGAGCAGGGTCGGCGCGGCGGGCCGGAGGCCGTGGAGCGGGCGCTGGCGCTGTTCGGGCTGGACGGGCCGGTCCGTGCCCGTCCGGCCGCGGGGCTGCCGACGGGCACTCTGCGCCGGGTCGAGCTGGCCCGGGTGTACGCGGGAAGCCCCCGGGTGCTGCTGCTGGACGAGCCCGCCGCCGGGCTGGACACGGCCGAGGTGGGCGCGCTGGCCAGGATCCTGCGCGCCCTCGCGGCGGAGGGGACCGCCCTGCTCGTCGTCGAGCACGACCTCGACCTGGTCGCCGGGCTCGCGGACGCCGTGCACGTCATGGCGGCGGGCCGGATCGTCGCCTCGGGTCCGCCGGGCCGCGTCCTCGACGCGCTGGAGGAGGCGGCCTGGTGA
- a CDS encoding ABC transporter substrate-binding protein, with protein MRRRRRSRAAETAAAALLLLLSAACGSRLPESDFEQTTAAPRASVIRVGVITSTTSPVGGSAFTGPRDGAVAWFDRLDARGGIDGRRVEVRLCDDGGSGVGNNACVHRLLDEDKVVALVATTSLDYAGAPRVSHAGVPDIGGQPIGPAYDTWPHLYGVYGSLAPRDGTPGWDGRLYGGTEVYRYFRREHGARTAAVVSYNQPASASYARLVERGLKAEGYKVVSEQVDFALPNFRAAAADLKAEGADLVFDALDTHGNARLCEAMDEVGARVTAKVTNVQNWTSTVPEDYKDSPACRNALWVTGSSRNHDDPSDPAVREFREATKDLPTHSQWQLEGWAAARWFTRAARSCAASGITRACVDDFMDHSEGFDAGGLLIPVRFERLTEPPRTRRTCLSVARWQDGRGWVTQGDMNHTCFDVPQLAYTP; from the coding sequence ATGCGTCGGCGTCGGCGGTCCCGGGCTGCTGAGACCGCTGCCGCCGCGCTGCTGCTCCTGCTGAGCGCGGCCTGCGGCAGCCGTCTCCCGGAGAGCGACTTCGAGCAGACCACCGCGGCCCCGCGGGCCTCCGTGATCCGCGTCGGCGTGATCACCAGCACAACCAGCCCCGTCGGCGGCTCCGCGTTCACCGGACCCCGCGACGGGGCGGTGGCCTGGTTCGACCGGCTCGACGCGCGCGGCGGCATCGACGGCCGCCGCGTCGAGGTGCGGTTGTGCGACGACGGCGGCAGCGGCGTCGGGAACAACGCGTGTGTGCACAGGCTGCTCGACGAGGACAAGGTCGTCGCCCTCGTCGCCACCACCTCCCTCGACTACGCCGGCGCCCCGCGGGTCTCCCACGCGGGCGTGCCCGACATCGGCGGCCAGCCCATCGGCCCCGCCTACGACACCTGGCCGCACCTCTACGGCGTCTACGGCAGCCTCGCGCCCCGCGACGGCACCCCGGGCTGGGACGGCAGGCTCTACGGAGGCACCGAGGTCTACCGGTACTTCCGGCGCGAGCACGGCGCCCGTACCGCCGCCGTCGTCTCCTACAACCAGCCCGCGTCCGCCTCCTACGCCCGGCTCGTCGAGCGGGGGCTGAAGGCCGAGGGCTACAAGGTGGTCAGCGAACAGGTCGACTTCGCGCTGCCCAACTTCCGGGCCGCCGCGGCCGACCTGAAGGCGGAGGGCGCCGACCTCGTCTTCGACGCCCTCGACACCCACGGCAACGCCCGGCTGTGCGAGGCGATGGACGAGGTCGGGGCCCGGGTCACCGCCAAGGTCACCAATGTGCAGAACTGGACGTCCACCGTCCCCGAGGACTACAAGGACTCCCCGGCCTGCCGCAACGCGCTGTGGGTCACCGGCTCCAGCCGGAACCACGACGACCCCTCCGACCCGGCCGTACGGGAGTTCCGGGAGGCCACGAAGGATCTGCCGACGCACTCCCAGTGGCAGCTCGAGGGCTGGGCGGCGGCCCGGTGGTTCACGCGGGCGGCGCGGTCCTGCGCCGCGAGCGGGATCACGCGCGCGTGCGTGGACGACTTCATGGACCACAGCGAGGGCTTCGACGCCGGTGGTCTGCTGATCCCCGTCCGCTTCGAACGGCTCACCGAACCGCCGAGGACCAGGCGGACCTGTCTGTCGGTCGCGCGCTGGCAGGACGGCAGGGGGTGGGTCACGCAGGGGGACATGAACCACACCTGCTTCGACGTCCCGCAGCTCGCCTACACGCCCTGA
- a CDS encoding I78 family peptidase inhibitor has product MAANEPQDNPDGYVGLDDERAERLARERGWSTVRKLAPGAIITMEYRFGRLNFEVRDGRVTRAWKG; this is encoded by the coding sequence ATGGCAGCGAATGAGCCCCAGGACAATCCGGACGGATACGTCGGCCTCGACGACGAGCGCGCCGAGCGGCTCGCCCGGGAGCGGGGGTGGTCGACCGTCCGCAAACTGGCGCCCGGGGCGATCATCACCATGGAGTACCGCTTCGGGCGGCTGAACTTCGAGGTGCGCGACGGCCGCGTGACGCGGGCCTGGAAGGGCTGA
- a CDS encoding phosphatase PAP2 family protein, whose product MRTERNLTRLDRVFARLDREPERPAHIDVPRMSRHRIALLAATLAFYLAIVWLVVVTSWLVRLDWQVMFFRPYQQWPEIHAFLDYYVVLGQRGPTAVMVAAWLGWRSWRQHTLRPLLTLGASLLLLNITVGAAKLGMGRLGPHYATTIGSNEMGLGGDIFPSGHTANAVVTWGILAYLASTPRARRWLSAVSAVVSLGVGLTTVYLGTHWLSDVVLGWAAGLLILLALPWCEPLIARAEVAILDLRDRWRERRSGTLPAPAAPVAVPVPFTPRPAPQDEAAAAREPVAAARTPRAPVYLAPGPHTPRSERTPVTPVGSRRPPHTERLPRGATASAARPLTGG is encoded by the coding sequence GTGCGTACCGAACGAAACCTCACCCGTCTGGACCGGGTGTTCGCCAGGCTCGACCGTGAGCCGGAACGACCGGCCCACATCGATGTGCCGAGGATGAGCAGGCACCGGATCGCGCTGCTCGCGGCGACCCTGGCCTTCTATCTGGCGATCGTATGGCTCGTGGTGGTCACCTCGTGGCTGGTCCGCCTCGACTGGCAGGTCATGTTCTTCCGGCCCTACCAGCAGTGGCCCGAGATCCACGCGTTCCTGGACTACTACGTCGTCCTCGGCCAGCGCGGCCCGACCGCCGTGATGGTGGCCGCCTGGCTCGGCTGGAGATCCTGGCGGCAGCACACCCTGCGCCCCCTGCTGACCCTGGGCGCCTCCCTGCTGCTGCTGAACATCACCGTCGGCGCCGCCAAGCTCGGCATGGGACGGCTCGGACCGCACTACGCGACCACGATCGGCTCCAACGAGATGGGTCTGGGCGGCGACATATTCCCGAGCGGTCACACCGCCAACGCGGTGGTGACCTGGGGAATCCTGGCCTATCTGGCCTCCACGCCGAGAGCCCGCCGCTGGCTGTCCGCCGTCTCCGCCGTCGTCTCGCTGGGCGTCGGCCTGACCACCGTCTACCTCGGTACGCACTGGCTGAGCGATGTCGTGCTCGGCTGGGCCGCGGGGCTGCTGATCCTGCTGGCCCTGCCCTGGTGCGAGCCGCTGATCGCCCGCGCCGAGGTCGCGATCCTCGACCTGCGCGACCGCTGGCGCGAGCGCCGCTCCGGCACCCTCCCGGCGCCGGCCGCCCCCGTCGCCGTCCCCGTGCCGTTCACCCCGCGGCCCGCGCCGCAGGACGAGGCCGCCGCGGCCCGCGAGCCGGTCGCCGCCGCCCGTACGCCCCGGGCGCCGGTCTATCTGGCGCCGGGCCCCCACACGCCCCGCTCGGAGCGCACGCCGGTCACCCCCGTCGGCAGCCGAAGACCCCCGCACACCGAGCGTCTGCCGCGCGGGGCGACCGCCTCGGCGGCCCGCCCGCTGACCGGCGGCTGA
- a CDS encoding mannosyltransferase family protein, with amino-acid sequence MTDLATRVAPPGSAALRRAAPALLGYVAVRGLGLLVLALWSAARGKSAHTLLTARWDALWYTRVAELGYGYEVRLPNGDVHSNLAFFPLLPWLERLLHTVSPLSYADAGFTVALLASLAAAWGIFAVADQVYGRRAGVCAVLVWALLPVGIVQSMAYSESLFTALAAWSLYALLTGRWVTAGVLASLSGLTRPVGLAVVAAVWAAGLASFLRDRGGPVGSSFGGSRSTAPDPGAHSTEHAPRPPADAPPRREPAPEGARPALRALGMLLAPLGTAGYVLWVGHRTGRGPLGYLDVQAGWRNGFDGGYAFARFVADKFTSFPSALAGLALTVGVALLIRLYVVCVRERQPLVLLVYGGVVLALALCASSYFGSKPRLLLPAFPLLFPLALALARSRTSRAALVVGGVALASAVYGAWWLNGSGPP; translated from the coding sequence GTGACCGATCTTGCAACGCGCGTGGCGCCTCCCGGCTCCGCGGCCCTGCGCCGGGCGGCCCCCGCGCTGCTGGGCTATGTGGCCGTACGGGGCCTGGGCCTGCTCGTCCTGGCCCTGTGGAGCGCCGCTCGCGGCAAGAGCGCGCACACCCTGCTGACGGCCCGCTGGGACGCCCTCTGGTACACGAGGGTGGCCGAGCTGGGGTACGGCTACGAGGTCCGGCTGCCGAACGGCGACGTCCACTCGAACCTCGCGTTCTTCCCGTTGCTGCCGTGGCTGGAAAGGCTTCTGCACACGGTGAGCCCGCTGTCCTACGCCGACGCCGGGTTCACGGTCGCGCTGCTCGCCTCGCTCGCCGCGGCCTGGGGGATCTTCGCGGTCGCCGATCAGGTGTACGGGCGCCGGGCCGGGGTGTGCGCGGTGCTCGTGTGGGCCCTGCTGCCGGTCGGGATCGTGCAGTCGATGGCGTACAGCGAGTCCCTGTTCACCGCGCTGGCCGCCTGGTCGCTGTACGCGCTGCTGACCGGACGGTGGGTGACCGCGGGGGTGCTCGCGTCGCTGTCCGGGCTGACCCGCCCGGTGGGGCTCGCGGTGGTCGCGGCGGTCTGGGCGGCCGGTCTGGCGTCCTTCCTGCGGGACCGTGGCGGACCCGTGGGGTCCTCGTTCGGGGGGAGCCGCAGCACGGCGCCCGATCCCGGCGCGCACTCCACGGAACACGCCCCCCGCCCGCCCGCCGACGCGCCTCCCCGGCGCGAGCCCGCACCGGAGGGCGCTCGCCCCGCCCTACGCGCCCTCGGCATGCTCCTCGCCCCGCTGGGCACCGCGGGCTACGTCCTGTGGGTCGGCCACCGCACCGGCCGGGGCCCGCTCGGCTATCTCGACGTCCAGGCGGGCTGGCGCAACGGCTTCGACGGCGGGTACGCCTTCGCCCGCTTCGTCGCCGACAAGTTCACGTCCTTCCCGTCGGCCCTGGCCGGCCTCGCCCTGACCGTCGGCGTCGCCCTGCTGATCCGGCTGTACGTCGTCTGCGTACGCGAGCGCCAGCCGCTCGTGCTGCTGGTCTACGGCGGTGTCGTCCTCGCGCTCGCCCTGTGCGCGTCCAGCTACTTCGGCTCGAAGCCGCGCCTGCTGCTGCCTGCCTTCCCGCTGCTGTTCCCGCTCGCCCTCGCCCTGGCCCGCTCCCGCACGTCGAGGGCGGCGCTGGTGGTGGGCGGTGTCGCGCTGGCGTCGGCCGTGTACGGGGCGTGGTGGCTGAACGGTTCCGGCCCTCCATGA
- a CDS encoding MFS transporter, with translation MSGTTTAAVGLRRRTAGAGANRWVVLVVLCVSLLLVAVDATVLHVAVPAVTEDLRPGAIELLWIVDTYPLVCASLLILFGTLGDKVGRRRILLLGYALFGVASALAAFAGSAEVLILARALLGVGGAMIMPATLSILRQVFPDRRERALAIGIWSAVAAVGAAVGPLLGGFLLEHFWWGSVFLVNIPLMLVSLPVGRLLLPESRGTGEGPWDVVGALMAAAGLFGLVLGVKRLGGAEFGPFTVVPLLVGAVLMALFVRRQRRRAHPLVDLGMFARPAFSTSVGCIVLAMLALVGLELIAAQYLQLVLGLSPLETGLRLLPLTFAAMAAGLAGARLLRGFGPRRMVCAGFLLTALAVLLLTAMGGADNAGLLLSGFVLLGFGLETTLFAAYESMLSEAPAERAGGAAAIGETSYQLGAGIGIALLGSVMNAAYAPGLNSVPGVPASASAAAGHSLGEAYEVAGQLGGPAGVALRRVARDSFVHGLHVTLLVSAGLLLLGAVMALRLPRVMQCESAPVELPAPREVSPTHAPPVTVR, from the coding sequence ATGTCCGGGACGACCACGGCCGCCGTCGGGCTGCGCCGTCGGACGGCCGGGGCCGGTGCCAACCGCTGGGTCGTGCTGGTGGTGCTGTGCGTCAGCCTGCTCCTGGTCGCGGTCGACGCGACCGTGCTGCACGTCGCGGTGCCTGCGGTCACCGAGGACCTCAGGCCCGGCGCGATCGAGCTGCTCTGGATCGTCGACACCTATCCACTGGTCTGCGCCTCGCTGCTGATCCTCTTCGGCACGCTCGGCGACAAGGTGGGCCGGCGGCGGATCCTGCTGCTCGGGTACGCCCTGTTCGGCGTCGCCTCCGCACTGGCGGCGTTCGCCGGGAGTGCCGAGGTGCTGATCCTGGCGCGGGCGCTGCTCGGCGTCGGCGGTGCGATGATCATGCCGGCCACGCTGTCGATCCTGCGGCAGGTCTTCCCCGACCGCCGGGAGAGGGCGCTCGCCATCGGCATCTGGAGCGCGGTGGCCGCGGTCGGCGCGGCGGTCGGCCCCCTGCTCGGCGGCTTCTTGCTGGAGCACTTCTGGTGGGGCTCGGTCTTCCTCGTCAACATCCCGCTGATGCTGGTCAGCCTTCCGGTGGGCCGACTGCTGCTGCCGGAGTCGCGGGGCACGGGCGAGGGGCCCTGGGACGTGGTCGGCGCGCTGATGGCGGCCGCCGGGCTCTTCGGGCTGGTCCTCGGGGTCAAGCGGCTGGGCGGCGCGGAGTTCGGCCCCTTCACCGTGGTGCCCCTGCTGGTCGGCGCGGTGCTGATGGCCCTGTTCGTACGGCGTCAGCGGCGCCGGGCGCATCCGCTGGTGGACCTCGGGATGTTCGCGCGCCCGGCGTTCAGCACGTCCGTCGGGTGCATCGTGCTGGCCATGCTGGCGCTGGTGGGTCTGGAACTGATCGCCGCGCAGTATCTGCAGCTCGTGCTCGGTCTCTCCCCGCTGGAGACGGGGCTGCGGCTCCTGCCGCTGACCTTCGCCGCGATGGCGGCGGGGCTGGCCGGGGCACGGCTGCTGCGCGGGTTCGGGCCGCGGCGGATGGTGTGCGCGGGGTTCCTGCTGACGGCGCTGGCCGTGCTGCTGCTGACCGCGATGGGCGGGGCGGACAACGCGGGGCTGCTGCTGTCCGGGTTCGTGCTGCTCGGCTTCGGGCTGGAGACGACGCTGTTCGCGGCGTACGAGTCGATGCTGAGCGAGGCTCCGGCCGAGCGGGCGGGCGGCGCGGCGGCGATCGGCGAGACCTCCTACCAGCTCGGGGCGGGGATCGGGATCGCCCTGCTGGGCAGCGTGATGAACGCGGCGTACGCGCCCGGGCTGAACTCCGTGCCCGGGGTGCCGGCCTCCGCGTCGGCGGCGGCGGGGCACTCGCTGGGCGAGGCCTACGAGGTCGCCGGACAACTCGGCGGGCCCGCCGGGGTGGCGCTGCGGCGGGTGGCGAGGGACAGCTTCGTGCACGGGCTGCACGTCACGCTGCTGGTCAGCGCCGGGTTGTTGCTGCTGGGGGCGGTGATGGCGCTGAGGTTGCCGCGGGTGATGCAGTGCGAGTCGGCCCCCGTGGAGCTGCCCGCTCCCCGCGAGGTGTCTCCCACCCACGCACCACCGGTGACCGTTCGCTGA
- a CDS encoding acyl-CoA dehydrogenase family protein — protein MAASSKLPPFDPADPLGIDDLLEPEDLAIRDTVRSWAVDRVEPFVAEWYERGELPVIRELARELGAIGALGMSLDGYGCAGASAVQYGLACLELEAADSGIRSLVSVQGSLAMYAIHRFGSEEQKQAWLPRMASGEVIGCFGLTEPDHGSDPAGMRTYAKRDGSDWVLGGRKMWITNGSVAGVAVVWAQTDGGIRGFVVPTDSPGFSAPEIKHKWSLRASVTSELVLDEVRLPGDAVLPEVVGLKGPLSCLSHARYGIVWGAMGAARACFEAAVDYARTREQFGRPIGGFQLTQAKLADMAVELHKGILLAHHLGRRMDAGRLRPEQVSFGKLNNVREAIEICRTARTILGANGISLEYPVMRHATNLESVLTYEGTVEMHQLVLGKALTGLDAFR, from the coding sequence ATGGCCGCGTCCTCGAAGTTGCCCCCCTTCGATCCCGCCGATCCGCTCGGGATCGACGATCTGCTCGAGCCGGAGGATCTCGCGATCCGTGACACCGTGCGGAGCTGGGCCGTGGACCGGGTGGAGCCGTTCGTCGCCGAGTGGTACGAGCGGGGCGAGCTGCCGGTGATCCGGGAGCTCGCCCGTGAGCTCGGCGCGATCGGGGCGCTCGGGATGTCGCTCGACGGGTACGGCTGCGCCGGGGCGAGCGCCGTGCAGTACGGGCTCGCCTGTCTGGAGCTGGAGGCCGCCGACTCGGGCATCCGCTCGCTGGTGTCCGTCCAGGGCTCGCTCGCCATGTACGCGATCCACCGGTTCGGCTCCGAGGAGCAGAAGCAGGCGTGGCTGCCCCGGATGGCCTCCGGCGAGGTCATCGGCTGCTTCGGGCTCACCGAGCCCGACCACGGGTCCGACCCGGCCGGCATGCGGACGTACGCCAAGCGCGACGGCTCGGACTGGGTGCTCGGCGGCCGGAAGATGTGGATCACCAACGGGTCCGTGGCCGGGGTCGCCGTCGTCTGGGCGCAGACCGACGGGGGCATCCGGGGGTTCGTCGTGCCCACCGACAGCCCCGGGTTCTCCGCGCCGGAGATCAAGCACAAGTGGTCGCTGCGGGCGAGTGTGACCAGTGAGCTCGTGCTCGACGAGGTGCGGCTGCCCGGCGACGCGGTGCTGCCGGAGGTCGTGGGGCTCAAGGGACCGCTGAGCTGTCTGTCCCACGCCCGGTACGGGATCGTCTGGGGTGCGATGGGCGCGGCCCGGGCCTGCTTCGAGGCCGCCGTCGACTACGCCCGCACCCGTGAGCAGTTCGGGCGGCCCATCGGGGGGTTCCAGCTCACCCAGGCCAAGCTCGCCGACATGGCGGTCGAGCTGCACAAGGGGATTCTGCTCGCCCACCATCTGGGGCGGCGCATGGACGCCGGCCGCCTGCGTCCCGAGCAGGTCAGCTTCGGCAAGCTCAACAACGTACGGGAGGCCATCGAGATCTGCCGTACGGCGCGGACGATCCTCGGGGCCAACGGGATCTCGCTGGAGTATCCCGTCATGCGGCACGCGACGAACCTGGAGTCGGTGCTCACCTACGAGGGCACCGTCGAGATGCACCAGCTCGTGCTGGGCAAGGCGCTCACCGGACTCGACGCCTTCCGCTGA